A single window of Thalassomonas viridans DNA harbors:
- the hrpA gene encoding ATP-dependent RNA helicase HrpA: MTVEVNPVAVPSIPSLFKLLDQVALADKARLKKRLFGLKKIAKEEKRAKVQQQIADAIERSIKLKQQKLDHKPGISYPPALPVSQNVAQIAKAITENQVVIIAGETGSGKTTQIPKICLELGRGIEGLIGHTQPRRIAARTVANRIAEEMNTKLGEQVGYKVRFNDQVSEQSYIKLMTDGILLAEMQTDRLLRQYDTLIIDEAHERSLNIDFILGYLKQILPKRPDLKVIITSATIDPERFSRHFDNAPIIEVSGRTYPVEMLYRPLAEQEDVDIISGILQAVDELTAIGQGDILVFLNGEREIRDTASALEKAQLPHTQILPLYARLTVQEQNRIFRPHSGRNIVLATNVAETSLTVPGIKYVIDPGTARISRYSYRTKVQRLPIEPISQASANQRAGRCGRVSSGVCIRLYSEEDFLSRPEFTDPEILRTNLATVILQMLALDLGDISEFPFVQPPDNRNINDGIRLLEELDAISGAKGKHGLTKNGRLLSKFPIDPRLSKMVLSAIDLGCIEQVFAIVSALSIQDPRERPHEKQQAADEKHARFKDKSSDFVSLLNLWQYVNEQQKALTNNQFRRLCQKEYLSYIRIREWQDINAQLRQTLREQNIAMSSVDAGDENQLALVHQALLSGLLSHIGQQDENREFKGARGSKFFVFPGSALAKKPPKWLMASELVETSRLFARTVARIDPLWLEPMASHLVKRSYSEPHWEKKQGAVMAYEQVSLYGLIIVPKRKVNFNQIEPETCREIFIREALVNYDIQLKEAFFKHNRELVASIEAMEQKARRKDFLIEEQHLVDFYEQKLPDNVICQRSFLSWWKKAKKTDDKLLHFTREFLLNESSNELSSRDYPDSWQQDNLILPLSYHFSPGDIDDGISVMIPVGILNQVQQEGFDWLIPALRLELIVALIKGLPKTLRRNFVPAPNYAEACMAAIDEGDGPLTAAVAKQLLRMTGVRLPEDCWDAIELPAHLTMNFKVLDEKNKLIRQGRDLHELKARLQGKVKATIKQVADKGIEQKDLKEWDFGELPVGYQRKVANMTIKAFPALVDHQSSVAIELFEQETQAQQAMLAGVSRLILLNIPSPVKYLQEKLPNKAKLGLYFNPFGAIGDLLQDCINAACSYLVAQQGDLPRDEAEFKLRRDFVRAEIADCVLQAAIKVEKALSLGHDIRKMLKGKVALNVIQSHGDIKDQLDKLIFKGFVTASGIDKLDDIIRYLSGILRRLEKLPVDPNQDRLKMLEVEKVTQLWQTLVGKQRKDQPLLQEIADIKWMIEEFRVSLFAQNLGTAYPVSGKRIVNYLKEFD; the protein is encoded by the coding sequence TTGACCGTAGAAGTTAATCCTGTTGCTGTTCCCAGTATCCCGTCATTATTTAAATTATTAGATCAGGTGGCCTTAGCGGATAAGGCGCGTTTGAAAAAACGTTTGTTTGGTTTAAAAAAAATCGCCAAGGAAGAAAAACGCGCAAAAGTCCAGCAGCAGATTGCCGATGCCATTGAGCGTTCCATCAAGCTCAAACAACAGAAACTCGACCATAAACCCGGGATCAGTTATCCGCCGGCATTACCTGTCTCGCAAAACGTTGCCCAAATTGCCAAAGCCATCACAGAAAACCAGGTGGTGATCATTGCCGGTGAAACCGGCTCGGGTAAAACCACCCAAATCCCGAAAATATGCCTGGAGCTGGGACGGGGCATCGAAGGCCTGATTGGCCATACCCAGCCAAGAAGGATAGCGGCGCGTACCGTTGCCAACCGAATTGCCGAGGAAATGAACACTAAACTCGGTGAGCAGGTAGGTTATAAGGTCAGGTTTAATGATCAGGTCAGCGAACAGAGCTATATCAAACTGATGACAGACGGTATCTTGCTGGCAGAGATGCAGACAGACCGCCTGTTGCGCCAGTACGATACCCTGATCATAGACGAGGCCCATGAAAGAAGCCTGAATATCGATTTTATCCTTGGCTACCTCAAGCAGATATTGCCGAAACGTCCCGACTTAAAGGTGATCATCACCTCGGCCACCATAGATCCCGAGCGTTTCTCCCGCCACTTTGACAATGCCCCCATTATTGAAGTTTCGGGGCGTACCTACCCGGTGGAAATGTTATACCGGCCATTGGCGGAGCAGGAAGATGTCGATATCATCTCCGGCATTTTGCAGGCGGTGGACGAGCTTACCGCCATAGGCCAGGGAGATATCCTGGTGTTCCTGAACGGCGAGCGGGAAATTCGCGATACCGCCAGCGCCCTGGAGAAGGCGCAGCTGCCCCATACCCAGATCTTGCCTCTGTATGCCAGGCTGACGGTGCAGGAGCAAAACCGTATTTTCCGCCCCCACAGCGGCCGCAATATCGTGCTGGCCACTAACGTTGCCGAAACCAGTTTAACCGTGCCGGGCATTAAATACGTGATAGATCCCGGTACGGCGCGCATTTCCCGCTACAGTTACCGCACTAAGGTACAAAGGCTGCCGATAGAGCCGATTTCCCAGGCCAGCGCCAACCAGAGGGCAGGGCGTTGTGGCCGGGTCTCTTCCGGGGTTTGTATCCGTCTTTATTCCGAAGAAGACTTCCTTTCCCGCCCGGAATTTACCGATCCGGAAATTTTGCGTACCAACCTGGCCACGGTTATCTTGCAGATGCTGGCATTGGATCTCGGGGATATCAGCGAGTTTCCTTTTGTCCAGCCGCCGGATAACCGCAATATCAATGACGGTATCCGCTTGCTGGAAGAGCTGGATGCCATCAGCGGCGCTAAGGGCAAGCACGGCCTGACGAAAAATGGCCGTCTGCTGTCCAAGTTCCCGATAGATCCCCGGCTGTCAAAAATGGTCCTCAGCGCCATTGACCTTGGCTGTATCGAGCAGGTTTTTGCCATTGTCAGTGCCCTGAGTATTCAGGACCCGCGCGAGCGTCCCCATGAAAAACAGCAGGCGGCGGATGAAAAACATGCCCGTTTCAAGGATAAAAGCTCGGACTTTGTTTCCCTGCTGAACCTGTGGCAATACGTCAACGAACAGCAAAAAGCGTTAACCAATAACCAGTTCAGGCGTTTATGCCAGAAAGAGTATTTAAGCTATATCCGTATCCGGGAATGGCAGGACATTAATGCCCAGCTAAGGCAGACCCTGAGAGAGCAAAATATTGCCATGAGCTCGGTAGACGCCGGGGATGAAAACCAGCTGGCCTTAGTGCACCAGGCGCTATTGTCCGGCCTGCTCAGCCATATCGGCCAGCAGGATGAAAACCGCGAATTTAAGGGCGCCAGGGGCAGCAAGTTTTTTGTTTTCCCCGGCTCGGCACTGGCGAAAAAGCCGCCCAAATGGCTGATGGCTTCCGAGCTGGTGGAAACCAGCCGTTTGTTTGCCCGCACGGTGGCGCGTATCGATCCCCTGTGGCTGGAGCCGATGGCGTCCCACCTGGTCAAACGCAGCTACAGCGAACCCCATTGGGAGAAAAAGCAGGGGGCGGTGATGGCGTATGAGCAGGTCTCCCTTTATGGGCTGATCATAGTGCCTAAACGTAAGGTGAATTTTAACCAGATAGAGCCTGAAACCTGCCGCGAAATTTTTATCCGCGAAGCCCTGGTCAATTACGATATCCAATTAAAGGAAGCTTTCTTTAAGCATAACCGCGAGCTGGTGGCCAGTATCGAAGCCATGGAACAAAAGGCGCGCCGTAAAGATTTCCTGATCGAAGAGCAGCACCTGGTGGACTTTTATGAGCAAAAGCTGCCGGATAACGTCATTTGCCAGCGCAGCTTTTTAAGCTGGTGGAAAAAGGCCAAAAAGACCGACGACAAGTTATTGCACTTTACCCGGGAATTTTTGCTTAACGAGAGTTCGAATGAGCTATCCAGCCGGGATTATCCGGATAGCTGGCAACAGGATAACCTGATCTTGCCGCTGAGTTATCATTTTAGCCCCGGCGACATCGATGACGGTATCAGCGTGATGATCCCCGTCGGTATCTTAAACCAGGTACAGCAGGAAGGTTTTGACTGGCTGATCCCGGCGCTCAGGCTGGAACTTATTGTCGCCTTAATCAAAGGCTTGCCGAAAACCTTGCGCCGAAACTTTGTCCCGGCGCCTAACTATGCCGAAGCCTGCATGGCGGCCATAGATGAAGGCGACGGGCCGTTAACCGCTGCGGTGGCGAAACAGCTGCTGCGCATGACAGGGGTGAGGTTGCCGGAAGATTGCTGGGACGCCATTGAATTGCCCGCGCATTTGACCATGAACTTTAAAGTTCTGGATGAGAAAAATAAGCTGATCCGTCAGGGTCGGGATCTTCATGAACTCAAAGCCCGGCTGCAGGGGAAAGTGAAAGCCACCATCAAGCAGGTGGCGGATAAAGGCATAGAACAGAAGGATTTAAAGGAGTGGGATTTTGGTGAGCTGCCTGTAGGCTATCAGCGCAAGGTGGCCAATATGACCATCAAAGCCTTTCCTGCCCTGGTGGATCATCAATCCAGCGTAGCCATCGAACTGTTTGAGCAAGAAACGCAGGCGCAGCAGGCGATGCTTGCCGGTGTCAGCCGCCTGATTTTATTGAATATCCCTTCACCGGTAAAATACCTGCAGGAAAAGCTGCCCAATAAAGCCAAGCTGGGGCTGTACTTTAACCCTTTTGGTGCTATCGGTGATTTATTGCAGGATTGTATCAATGCCGCCTGTAGCTACCTGGTGGCGCAGCAGGGAGATTTGCCCAGAGACGAGGCGGAGTTTAAGCTCAGACGGGACTTTGTCCGCGCTGAAATTGCCGACTGCGTGCTGCAGGCGGCGATCAAGGTGGAAAAGGCGTTAAGCCTGGGCCACGACATACGTAAAATGCTTAAAGGTAAGGTGGCGCTGAATGTCATCCAATCCCACGGCGATATCAAAGATCAGCTGGATAAGCTTATTTTTAAAGGTTTTGTCACCGCTTCCGGCATAGACAAGCTCGATGATATTATCCGCTACCTCAGCGGTATCCTCAGGCGTCTCGAAAAACTGCCGGTAGATCCCAACCAGGACAGGTTGAAAATGCTGGAGGTGGAGAAGGTAACCCAGCTGTGGCAAACGCTTGTCGGCAAACAAAGAAAAGATCAGCCGCTGTTGCAGGAGATTGCCGATATCAAGTGGATGATAGAGGAATTTCGGGTGTCGTTATTTGCCCAGAACCTGGGCACGGCGTATCCGGTTTCCGGCAAACGCATTGTTAATTACCTGAAAGAGTTTGATTAA
- a CDS encoding PilZ domain-containing protein: MVTFDDKRNFYRMMLNSEVTITIIDDETNRQLIATCRDMSAEGMAIEMDYPLDLGTRVRVRVESSTQSIQSLDAQGRVVRVEEESADCYLVGVKIDDMD; the protein is encoded by the coding sequence ATGGTTACTTTCGATGATAAGCGTAATTTCTATCGTATGATGTTGAACTCTGAGGTTACGATCACGATCATAGATGATGAAACCAATCGTCAGCTGATTGCCACCTGCCGGGATATGAGCGCCGAAGGCATGGCCATAGAAATGGATTATCCGCTGGATTTAGGCACCCGGGTCAGGGTCAGGGTGGAATCTTCTACCCAGAGCATCCAGTCGCTGGATGCCCAGGGCAGGGTGGTGCGGGTTGAAGAAGAAAGCGCCGACTGCTACCTGGTCGGCGTAAAGATTGACGATATGGATTAG
- a CDS encoding class I SAM-dependent methyltransferase, with product MSSRIYLNVGREKSLLRRHPWVFSKGVNKVKGKPMLGETVDVFDSKGNWLAKGAYSPESQIRVRVWSFDENQAIDRAFFLGKLSQAQSRREYFIERGGLTGYRLIAGESDGLPGITIDKYDNLIVCQLLSAGADFHRYTLVDCLKELYPGCHIYERSDVDVRKKEGLEPVTGWLTEPQQSTECIIEEHGIKIHVDVATGHKTGFYLDQRDSRLAAGRYAKDKTILNCFSYTGTFSLHCAANDAKEVINVDVSQTALDMAKRNLELNGLADKNVTCIKEDVFKLLRQYRAEKKTFDMIILDPPKFVDAKAQLISACRGYKDINMLAMQLLKPGGTLLTFSCSGLMESNLFNKVVADAALDAGRNVYYVERLHQAADHPVSSNYPEGYYLKGLVCQVE from the coding sequence ATGTCGTCAAGAATTTATTTAAATGTTGGCCGGGAAAAATCTTTATTACGTAGACACCCCTGGGTTTTCTCTAAAGGAGTAAATAAGGTAAAAGGAAAACCTATGCTTGGTGAAACGGTTGATGTCTTTGACAGCAAAGGCAACTGGCTGGCCAAAGGCGCCTATTCTCCCGAGTCCCAGATCCGGGTGCGGGTATGGAGCTTCGATGAAAACCAGGCCATCGACCGGGCCTTTTTCCTCGGTAAACTTAGCCAGGCCCAGTCGCGCCGGGAGTATTTCATTGAGCGCGGCGGACTCACCGGCTACCGGCTGATCGCCGGCGAATCCGACGGCCTGCCCGGCATCACCATAGACAAATATGACAACTTGATCGTCTGTCAGTTACTCAGCGCCGGCGCCGACTTTCACCGTTATACCCTGGTGGATTGCCTGAAAGAGCTGTATCCCGGCTGTCATATTTACGAGAGATCAGACGTGGATGTCCGCAAAAAGGAAGGACTGGAACCGGTTACCGGCTGGCTGACCGAGCCGCAGCAAAGCACCGAATGTATTATCGAAGAGCACGGCATTAAAATCCATGTTGATGTTGCCACCGGCCACAAAACCGGCTTTTACCTGGATCAGCGGGACTCCCGCCTGGCAGCGGGCCGTTACGCCAAAGATAAAACCATACTTAACTGTTTTTCCTACACCGGCACTTTTTCCCTGCATTGCGCCGCCAATGACGCCAAAGAGGTGATCAATGTCGATGTTTCCCAGACGGCGCTGGACATGGCAAAACGCAACCTGGAATTAAACGGCCTGGCGGATAAAAATGTCACTTGTATCAAAGAAGACGTGTTTAAATTACTGCGCCAATACCGGGCGGAAAAGAAAACTTTTGACATGATCATCCTCGACCCGCCTAAATTTGTCGATGCCAAAGCGCAGCTTATCAGCGCCTGCCGCGGTTATAAGGATATCAATATGCTGGCGATGCAGTTGCTTAAACCCGGGGGAACATTATTGACTTTTTCCTGCTCGGGATTGATGGAAAGCAACCTCTTTAACAAAGTAGTGGCGGATGCGGCACTGGATGCCGGCAGAAACGTTTATTATGTAGAAAGACTGCACCAGGCGGCAGATCATCCGGTATCGTCAAACTACCCGGAAGGTTATTACCTTAAAGGCCTGGTGTGTCAGGTGGAGTGA
- a CDS encoding acylphosphatase: MKVCFSVTVSGLVQGVYFRASSQQVAIDYGLSGYARNLADGNVELLICGEQTNVEKMLQWLQQGPPEAEVEDMRQEQVQWQEHSFFAIE, encoded by the coding sequence ATGAAAGTATGCTTTTCAGTGACTGTCAGCGGTCTCGTACAAGGCGTGTATTTTCGGGCTTCCAGTCAGCAAGTGGCTATAGACTACGGTCTTAGCGGTTATGCTCGTAACCTTGCTGACGGTAATGTTGAACTCCTTATCTGTGGTGAACAAACTAATGTCGAAAAAATGCTGCAATGGTTGCAACAAGGGCCGCCGGAAGCCGAAGTGGAAGATATGCGCCAGGAGCAGGTGCAGTGGCAGGAACACAGTTTTTTTGCCATAGAATAA
- a CDS encoding NAD(P)H-quinone oxidoreductase — MKFIDVDKDNQLFFATTEPPAIAADECLVTVKAIGINRADLLQRAGHYPPPAGESDILGLEVCGEIALCGSGVSDWQVGDKVFGLVPGGGYSEYARVKAAQLFQLPAGFSYSQGAATAEVFLTAFQSLFSLAKLQANESVLIHAGASGVGTAAIILAKHYGCEVTVTAGSPEKLAACQALGADHLINYREQDFVQWKKAHKPGGFDVILDVVAGSYLNKNVSVAALDGRIVMLAMLGGRYSESLDVAKLLLKRLTLMASTLRNRSDDYKAELVRDFNQVFGAALNQGDIKPVIDTIYNWQDAELAHTRMANCENIGKLVLTLN, encoded by the coding sequence ATGAAATTTATTGATGTCGATAAAGACAATCAGCTGTTTTTTGCCACAACCGAACCGCCGGCCATTGCCGCGGATGAATGCCTGGTAACAGTCAAGGCCATAGGGATCAACAGGGCGGACTTGCTGCAAAGGGCAGGTCATTACCCACCGCCTGCCGGAGAGTCAGATATCCTTGGTTTGGAAGTATGCGGCGAGATCGCCCTGTGCGGCTCAGGTGTCAGCGACTGGCAAGTCGGCGATAAAGTTTTTGGCCTGGTACCCGGCGGCGGTTACAGCGAATATGCCCGGGTGAAAGCAGCCCAGTTATTCCAACTGCCTGCCGGTTTTAGTTACAGCCAGGGCGCCGCAACGGCGGAAGTTTTTTTAACCGCTTTTCAAAGTTTGTTTTCCCTGGCAAAGCTGCAAGCAAATGAATCTGTACTTATCCATGCCGGCGCCAGCGGGGTCGGGACCGCGGCAATCATATTGGCTAAACATTACGGCTGCGAAGTCACGGTTACTGCCGGTTCGCCGGAAAAACTGGCGGCCTGCCAGGCCCTGGGAGCCGATCACCTGATTAATTATCGCGAGCAAGATTTCGTGCAATGGAAAAAGGCGCATAAGCCGGGCGGTTTTGATGTTATTCTGGATGTGGTGGCGGGCAGTTATTTAAATAAAAATGTTTCTGTTGCCGCCCTTGACGGCCGTATCGTTATGCTTGCCATGCTGGGAGGCAGGTACAGTGAATCTCTCGATGTTGCCAAACTGCTGTTAAAGCGTCTGACCCTGATGGCTTCTACCCTAAGAAACCGCAGTGATGATTATAAGGCGGAGCTGGTGCGGGACTTTAACCAAGTTTTTGGTGCGGCATTAAACCAGGGGGATATAAAGCCGGTGATAGATACGATTTATAACTGGCAAGATGCCGAGCTCGCCCATACTCGGATGGCCAATTGTGAAAACATTGGCAAACTGGTGCTTACCCTTAATTAG
- the rlmKL gene encoding bifunctional 23S rRNA (guanine(2069)-N(7))-methyltransferase RlmK/23S rRNA (guanine(2445)-N(2))-methyltransferase RlmL has product MYHFLALTSVGIEVLLAEEIKALGGEQVVQKPEGVYFSAPLAVGYHICLWTRFATRVLLQLGQGDAENKDQLFAAAAQVNWSEVFSSHNTFAIDFVGKSEAIRNSQFGGLTVKDAIVDHFRDLSDYRPSVDKSSPDIRIQARLLKQKVTFYLDFSGRGLFQRGYRRDSGAAPLKENLAAAIIKRSGWLEDTGKPLVDPMCGSGTILIEAVSMAAGEAPGIEREHWGFESWLDHDDDVWQEQLSQAIEKSNEGIRSLDVKVYGYDLDSRVLKTAQQNVRNAGLQRFIDFTCRDANKLVNNFEQPGTILFNPPYGERIGELPELVETFVTLGQKFKAQFKNWRVAILTANIELLSMLKLASFKRYKLKNGPLDCQLALYTLDDRQAAKDELNPQGDFAREKSDFANRLTKNVKNLKGWVKAEQIECYRLYDADIPEYNVAVDIYGEYLVIHEYAPPASIDPQKAAKRLQEVIYWAPKVLDITTDKVVLKTRAKQKGANQYQKIDKSRQSIVVHEYGAKLKVNLWDYLDTGLFLDHRKTRQIVAKKAKNKSVLNLFAYTGSVSLQAALHGAASVTTVDMSNTYLNWAQDNFDLNNLSGHKYQFVQADCLQWLKKNEQQFDLVFIDPPTFSNSKRMGESFDVQRDHVVLIEDGIKALAPGGELIFTNNKRNFKMNFDAMAALNLKVVAMSDKTRDKDFQRNKHIHNSWLITRQDNV; this is encoded by the coding sequence ATGTATCATTTTTTAGCCTTAACGTCTGTGGGCATAGAAGTATTATTAGCAGAAGAAATTAAAGCCCTTGGCGGTGAGCAGGTGGTGCAAAAGCCTGAAGGCGTTTATTTCTCGGCCCCGTTGGCGGTAGGTTATCATATTTGTTTATGGACGCGTTTTGCTACCCGGGTGTTGCTGCAGCTGGGGCAGGGAGATGCTGAAAACAAAGATCAGCTCTTTGCCGCGGCAGCGCAAGTGAACTGGTCTGAAGTTTTTTCCAGCCACAATACCTTTGCCATTGATTTTGTCGGTAAGAGTGAAGCCATACGAAACAGCCAGTTTGGCGGCCTGACGGTAAAAGATGCCATAGTAGATCATTTTCGCGATTTAAGCGATTACCGCCCGTCGGTGGATAAGTCATCCCCGGATATCCGTATCCAGGCGCGGCTGTTAAAACAAAAAGTGACTTTCTACCTGGACTTTTCCGGGCGGGGGCTGTTCCAGCGGGGTTACCGAAGAGACAGCGGCGCCGCGCCGTTAAAGGAAAACCTGGCGGCGGCGATTATCAAACGCTCCGGCTGGCTGGAAGACACCGGTAAGCCGCTGGTGGATCCTATGTGCGGTTCGGGTACTATCCTGATTGAAGCCGTCTCTATGGCGGCAGGCGAAGCGCCCGGTATCGAAAGGGAACACTGGGGCTTTGAGTCGTGGTTAGATCATGACGACGACGTATGGCAAGAGCAGCTGAGTCAGGCAATTGAAAAGTCGAATGAAGGCATCCGCTCACTTGACGTTAAGGTTTATGGTTACGATCTTGACAGCCGGGTATTGAAAACCGCCCAGCAAAACGTACGTAATGCCGGCCTGCAGCGTTTTATCGATTTTACCTGCCGTGATGCCAACAAGCTGGTCAACAATTTCGAGCAGCCGGGTACTATTTTGTTTAACCCTCCTTACGGCGAGCGTATCGGCGAACTGCCCGAGCTGGTGGAAACTTTCGTCACTTTGGGGCAAAAATTTAAAGCCCAGTTTAAAAACTGGCGGGTGGCGATCCTAACCGCCAACATAGAATTATTGTCTATGCTGAAACTGGCCAGCTTTAAACGTTATAAACTGAAAAACGGTCCCCTGGACTGCCAGCTTGCCCTGTATACCCTGGATGACAGGCAGGCGGCAAAAGACGAGCTTAATCCCCAGGGGGACTTTGCCCGGGAAAAATCCGACTTTGCCAACCGCCTGACCAAGAATGTCAAGAACCTTAAAGGCTGGGTCAAGGCCGAGCAGATAGAATGCTATCGCCTCTATGACGCCGATATTCCCGAATATAATGTCGCTGTCGATATCTATGGCGAATATCTGGTGATCCACGAATACGCACCGCCTGCAAGCATAGACCCGCAAAAGGCGGCCAAAAGGCTGCAGGAAGTGATTTACTGGGCGCCTAAGGTATTAGATATCACCACAGATAAAGTAGTGCTAAAAACCCGTGCCAAACAAAAGGGCGCCAACCAGTACCAAAAAATCGATAAAAGCAGGCAATCCATTGTCGTGCATGAGTACGGGGCCAAGTTAAAGGTTAATCTGTGGGATTACCTGGATACCGGCTTGTTCCTGGATCACCGAAAAACCCGGCAGATAGTGGCGAAAAAGGCGAAAAACAAATCTGTACTCAATTTATTTGCCTATACCGGCTCGGTTTCTTTGCAGGCGGCCCTGCACGGTGCGGCCTCTGTCACTACCGTGGACATGTCCAATACCTATCTGAACTGGGCCCAGGACAATTTTGACCTGAATAACCTGTCCGGCCATAAATATCAGTTTGTCCAGGCAGACTGCCTGCAGTGGCTGAAAAAGAACGAGCAGCAGTTCGATCTGGTGTTTATTGATCCGCCGACCTTTTCCAATTCAAAACGCATGGGAGAGAGCTTCGATGTGCAAAGGGATCATGTTGTCCTGATTGAAGATGGCATTAAAGCCCTGGCGCCGGGGGGAGAATTGATCTTCACCAACAATAAACGCAATTTTAAAATGAATTTTGATGCCATGGCAGCGTTAAATCTGAAGGTGGTCGCCATGAGTGATAAAACCCGGGATAAAGATTTCCAGCGTAACAAGCATATTCACAACAGCTGGCTGATCACCCGCCAGGATAATGTCTAA
- a CDS encoding glutaredoxin family protein: protein MSQAFILYSSEGCHLCEQALELCYQLLAPASIKVVDIVDDDRLVELYGVYIPVLERLADGQKLFWPFTAEQVGELV from the coding sequence ATGAGCCAGGCATTTATTTTATATAGCAGCGAAGGCTGTCATTTATGCGAGCAGGCACTGGAGCTGTGTTATCAGTTGCTAGCGCCGGCCAGTATCAAGGTGGTGGATATTGTCGATGATGACCGCCTGGTGGAGTTATATGGCGTGTATATCCCGGTATTAGAGCGGTTGGCAGACGGGCAAAAGCTTTTCTGGCCTTTTACTGCCGAACAAGTAGGCGAGTTAGTATAG